Proteins from a genomic interval of Tenacibaculum sp. SZ-18:
- a CDS encoding HNH endonuclease signature motif containing protein: MPFKPQPKRKPWQEKRVPHGRRLNDNSKFYNSRAWRNFRKQVLIEEPLCRLCSSKGLVKEAKVVDHIVRIVDGGEKLSRSNVQPLCSKCHNSKSGKEAHGYKQDK; encoded by the coding sequence ATGCCTTTTAAACCACAACCAAAGAGAAAACCTTGGCAGGAGAAGAGAGTTCCTCACGGAAGAAGGTTAAATGATAACTCAAAGTTTTACAACAGTAGAGCTTGGAGGAATTTTCGTAAGCAAGTTTTGATTGAAGAACCGTTATGTCGATTATGTTCTAGTAAGGGATTAGTTAAAGAAGCTAAGGTTGTTGATCATATTGTAAGGATTGTAGACGGTGGGGAAAAGTTGTCTAGATCTAACGTACAACCATTATGTTCTAAATGTCATAATAGTAAGTCAGGTAAAGAAGCGCATGGTTATAAACAAGATAAATAA
- a CDS encoding P27 family phage terminase small subunit, which yields MENEKLKVVHSQSSSGRKQELTEKESKLYQVLNELPKPETSMKLNAAQKKWWYWFGYEFVSTKQFSKLDLTHLQKAAFWMDARCKAYAEVNRLGYRGLVQTFEKGYTNVTGHISIIEKADKHLDEVSAHFGLSIKDRQKLKSIESGDGQLSLFEKVKEVLHG from the coding sequence ATGGAAAATGAGAAATTGAAAGTTGTGCATAGTCAATCGAGTTCAGGAAGAAAACAAGAATTGACTGAGAAGGAATCCAAATTATACCAAGTATTGAATGAGTTGCCTAAGCCAGAAACTTCTATGAAGTTAAACGCTGCACAAAAGAAATGGTGGTATTGGTTCGGGTATGAATTTGTGAGTACAAAGCAGTTTTCAAAATTGGATTTAACTCACTTACAGAAAGCAGCTTTTTGGATGGATGCTAGATGTAAAGCTTATGCCGAAGTAAATAGGTTAGGTTACAGAGGATTGGTCCAAACATTTGAGAAAGGCTATACGAATGTAACCGGTCACATTTCAATTATTGAAAAAGCGGATAAACATCTTGATGAAGTTTCTGCTCATTTTGGATTGAGTATTAAAGATCGTCAAAAATTAAAATCTATTGAATCGGGTGATGGCCAGTTAAGTTTATTTGAAAAAGTAAAAGAAGTATTACACGGATAA
- a CDS encoding terminase large subunit — protein sequence MQVPKEILSSIPFQYAEDVRSGKIVTGRKIQLAVKRFFEFVGSKADEKGYWLDHKKGFAPIKFFENFLKHTKGKSAGSLFKLSPHQQFFLYNVYGWQTTNEKGEAVRLIKNTYEKVAKKNGKTAVEAGDGLFCMAFDFEQGAEVYIGATKEEQAKLCFTQASEFISSSSLLQELGYRVYQKEIKFLPTNSFMKPLGGDSKTQDGINSHRTIIDEYHAHKDDSVKENLESSSASRKQPLTKTITTAGFNIHGVCKKFEESCERILEGIDEDDSFFIMIHDMDESDDWEDPSNWVKANPNLGITVSMDFLLGEYKKAKNQPSKIPNFKTKHLNKWVDAPEVWIETEYWEKCQEPIKEENFALLGNCGGLDLSSTTDITAYAMVSYPDENGFRDLKVWCFCPKDTIDKRSKEDGVPYRYWASMKRENAVDENDTYLIATPGNMVDYSFVRDVIINNYYKNKTQHVEYDRKFSGVLVQELMDEGIELSPFTQTLTNYSSPTKELQRLIMSGKLRVGKNPILKWMLSGCVPIYDTNENVRIDKSRSTNRIDGIIAAIMGIAGTLSIEESNESKYNNPDVEISFG from the coding sequence ATGCAAGTTCCTAAAGAAATACTCTCATCAATTCCTTTTCAATATGCAGAAGATGTTCGCTCAGGAAAAATAGTTACAGGGCGTAAAATTCAATTAGCAGTTAAACGCTTTTTCGAATTTGTAGGATCCAAGGCAGATGAAAAAGGTTATTGGTTGGATCATAAAAAGGGATTCGCACCAATTAAGTTCTTTGAAAATTTTTTAAAACATACTAAAGGGAAATCAGCTGGTAGTTTATTTAAGTTATCCCCGCATCAACAGTTCTTTTTATATAATGTTTATGGTTGGCAAACTACGAATGAAAAGGGGGAGGCGGTCCGACTTATAAAAAACACCTATGAAAAGGTGGCTAAGAAAAATGGTAAAACAGCAGTTGAAGCTGGTGACGGTTTGTTTTGTATGGCTTTTGATTTTGAGCAGGGTGCAGAAGTTTATATTGGAGCAACTAAAGAAGAACAAGCTAAACTTTGTTTTACTCAAGCATCTGAGTTTATCTCCAGTTCATCATTGTTACAAGAACTAGGTTACAGAGTGTACCAGAAAGAAATAAAGTTCTTACCAACTAACTCTTTTATGAAGCCGTTAGGAGGAGATAGTAAAACTCAGGATGGTATCAATTCACATAGAACAATTATTGATGAGTATCATGCTCACAAAGATGATTCAGTTAAGGAAAATTTAGAGTCTTCTTCCGCATCAAGAAAGCAACCATTAACAAAAACGATTACAACTGCAGGATTCAACATTCATGGAGTTTGTAAAAAGTTTGAAGAGAGTTGTGAAAGAATACTTGAAGGTATTGACGAGGATGATAGTTTTTTCATAATGATTCACGATATGGATGAAAGTGATGATTGGGAGGACCCGAGCAATTGGGTGAAAGCTAATCCAAATTTAGGGATAACTGTTTCCATGGATTTTTTATTAGGAGAGTATAAAAAGGCAAAAAATCAACCAAGTAAGATTCCAAATTTTAAGACAAAACATTTAAACAAATGGGTTGATGCTCCAGAAGTATGGATTGAAACTGAATACTGGGAAAAATGCCAAGAGCCAATTAAAGAAGAGAATTTCGCTTTGCTTGGTAATTGTGGCGGTCTTGACCTTTCTTCTACAACGGATATAACCGCTTATGCAATGGTTAGTTATCCAGATGAAAATGGTTTTAGAGATTTGAAAGTATGGTGTTTTTGTCCGAAAGACACAATTGATAAAAGGAGTAAAGAAGATGGTGTTCCATATAGATACTGGGCTTCTATGAAAAGAGAAAATGCAGTTGATGAAAATGACACTTATTTAATTGCAACTCCTGGTAATATGGTTGATTATTCTTTTGTTAGAGATGTTATTATTAATAATTATTACAAGAACAAAACTCAACATGTTGAGTATGATCGAAAGTTTTCGGGAGTATTAGTTCAAGAATTAATGGATGAAGGTATTGAGTTATCGCCTTTCACGCAAACACTAACTAATTACTCGTCACCAACAAAGGAACTTCAAAGGCTAATTATGTCTGGAAAATTAAGAGTTGGTAAAAATCCGATTCTTAAATGGATGTTGAGTGGTTGTGTGCCTATTTACGATACAAACGAAAATGTCAGAATAGATAAAAGCCGTTCTACGAATCGGATAGATGGAATTATAGCTGCAATAATGGGAATAGCTGGAACTCTTTCAATCGAAGAATCGAATGAGAGTAAATACAATAATCCTGATGTTGAAATCTCATTTGGATAA
- a CDS encoding TIGR02594 family protein codes for MNNNILLNNALSQIGVKEYVGKEDNPEVLKYFNEIGFDGSKLKDETAWCSAFVNWVAKVSGCEYSGKLNARSWLEYGEKVVNPQVGDIVVLWRGSKYTWKGHVGFFIRESNDHIYILGGNQQNEVNILPYKKSRLLQYRRL; via the coding sequence ATGAATAATAACATTTTGCTAAATAATGCTTTGTCTCAAATAGGAGTGAAAGAGTACGTAGGTAAGGAAGATAATCCTGAGGTTTTAAAGTATTTCAATGAAATTGGTTTTGATGGTTCAAAATTAAAAGATGAAACAGCATGGTGTAGTGCTTTTGTTAATTGGGTAGCAAAGGTTTCAGGCTGTGAATATTCGGGTAAATTGAATGCTAGAAGTTGGTTAGAATATGGTGAAAAGGTTGTTAATCCTCAAGTAGGCGATATTGTTGTCTTATGGAGAGGGTCTAAATATACGTGGAAAGGTCATGTAGGTTTTTTTATTAGAGAAAGTAATGATCACATTTATATTCTTGGAGGGAATCAACAAAATGAGGTTAATATTTTACCGTATAAAAAGTCTAGATTATTACAATATAGAAGATTATAA
- a CDS encoding phage portal protein, translating into MEKRNTPVKSGGFFNSFFGGITKSGKPINETTALTLSSFYNGLNILSNDYAKLPKSIYRKKDGDRIKLSGHHLNYIVSKRPNQYMTAFSFDKVMLLSAILKGNAYAIINRNELTQKVESLQYVDQNLTPVKVIEHKSKLFYRIKEKSYSSYEIIHVPGFTLNGIVGVGVVTLAAMSLGVNLNSQEYASEYYETKGEGIGIVTTAKPMDPEAKTRYAGALQNRLNTATQHKVAVLDESGSFNYIRLTPQEAQFLQTNKEGVIEVARWLNIPPHKLKSLEGATFSNIEHQEIAHVSDSILPWAKSFKAEYDVKLLTKSEVEKGLYINFNHNSLLQADKKTQAEYFSKLIFSGVYTRNEVRSLLDMNSLEGLSEPLTPVNAQTLEQIDTKLKELKEKTNE; encoded by the coding sequence GTGGAAAAAAGAAACACGCCTGTTAAATCGGGCGGTTTTTTTAATTCATTCTTTGGAGGTATTACCAAAAGTGGAAAACCAATAAATGAAACAACAGCTTTGACACTTTCGTCATTTTATAATGGTTTAAATATTCTTTCAAACGATTATGCGAAACTTCCTAAGTCGATTTATCGGAAAAAGGATGGTGATCGAATCAAACTTTCAGGCCATCATTTGAACTACATAGTTTCAAAACGTCCAAATCAATACATGACAGCATTTTCTTTTGATAAAGTAATGCTGTTGTCAGCTATTTTAAAAGGAAATGCGTACGCCATTATTAATCGAAATGAGCTCACACAAAAAGTAGAATCATTACAGTATGTTGATCAAAATCTAACTCCTGTAAAAGTAATTGAGCACAAATCAAAGCTATTTTATCGTATTAAAGAAAAATCATATAGTTCATACGAGATTATTCATGTTCCTGGTTTTACATTAAATGGAATTGTAGGTGTAGGTGTTGTAACATTAGCTGCAATGAGTCTAGGAGTCAACTTAAACTCACAAGAGTACGCTTCAGAATATTATGAGACTAAAGGAGAAGGAATTGGAATTGTAACAACAGCCAAGCCAATGGATCCTGAGGCAAAAACAAGATATGCAGGTGCGTTGCAAAATCGATTAAATACTGCAACACAGCATAAAGTTGCTGTATTAGATGAATCAGGTTCTTTCAATTATATCCGATTAACTCCGCAAGAGGCGCAATTTCTTCAAACAAACAAAGAAGGAGTTATCGAGGTTGCTCGTTGGTTAAATATCCCACCTCATAAATTAAAGTCATTGGAAGGAGCAACTTTTTCTAATATTGAACATCAAGAAATTGCACATGTATCAGATTCAATTCTTCCATGGGCAAAATCGTTTAAAGCTGAATACGATGTTAAGTTATTAACAAAGTCAGAGGTTGAAAAAGGTCTTTACATCAATTTTAACCATAATTCTTTGCTTCAAGCAGACAAAAAAACGCAAGCAGAATATTTTTCAAAATTAATTTTCTCGGGAGTTTATACACGAAATGAAGTTAGATCATTACTTGATATGAATTCGCTTGAAGGATTATCTGAGCCTTTAACTCCTGTTAATGCTCAAACCTTAGAGCAAATTGATACAAAGCTTAAAGAATTAAAAGAAAAAACAAATGAGTAA
- a CDS encoding HK97 family phage prohead protease gives MSKNSNQRIVTRDAYVRNVSEEMIANRQVEFVISSEAVDSYNTVFRISGWDLNRYLKNPIVCYQHRSGSDDPDNIIGTSTVRVEGDKLIGVVTFEDAETNPKAEKVFRKVVNGTLKMASVGARVHKARLGDKEKGEDENVLYFERHELFEWSVVTVGSNIDAHKRNQITLEEMIEDVKKEVSSEASSEEGQELKRSVREAQLIINS, from the coding sequence ATGAGTAAAAATTCAAATCAAAGAATAGTCACTCGTGATGCATATGTAAGGAATGTGTCAGAAGAGATGATTGCTAACCGTCAGGTTGAGTTTGTAATCTCTTCGGAAGCGGTAGATAGTTATAATACCGTTTTTAGAATTAGTGGTTGGGATTTAAATAGGTATTTAAAAAACCCAATTGTTTGTTACCAACATAGGTCTGGTTCAGATGATCCAGATAATATCATTGGAACTTCAACTGTGAGAGTTGAGGGAGATAAGTTGATTGGGGTGGTAACTTTCGAAGATGCAGAAACAAACCCTAAGGCTGAAAAGGTGTTTCGTAAAGTCGTAAACGGAACACTAAAAATGGCTAGTGTTGGAGCTCGTGTGCATAAAGCAAGGTTAGGAGATAAAGAGAAAGGGGAAGATGAGAATGTCTTGTATTTCGAACGACACGAACTATTTGAGTGGTCAGTTGTGACAGTAGGCTCCAATATCGATGCGCATAAAAGAAATCAAATCACTTTGGAGGAAATGATTGAGGATGTGAAAAAAGAGGTGTCTTCAGAAGCTTCTTCTGAGGAAGGTCAAGAGTTAAAAAGAAGTGTGCGTGAAGCACAATTAATAATTAATAGTTAA
- a CDS encoding phage major capsid protein: MKTLQDLKVERASLKEKQQALVNKARNEKRQMTDDENTQFDAHQTEIVRLNAEVERAQIIEDNEKATSLSDGVRIDGTGLGKSERREKQQMLERFSLHKALRSQLPGGVLDGVEAEYHQEALREAKNFGGTIEGVAIPNSMRAAGQTVGEDSGDFGGKLVYEEFKGVIDALTPKPIIESLGARYVRGLKGPASFVKNKGGIIATWEGEISEVNSSKNQYKRVAMDAKRVSATVPISVQNLHQSVIDLEMFTAEEIGRAVERAIDLAAINGPGTGNVPLGILNSPDVNILSAGVNGSSPSWSHLVDMETKVGDANYYDNDLKYLFNTKTKGSLKQSLHTTGDAKYLITNNECNGYGYGVSNFLPSDLTKGTGTNLSAAILGSFKELLIGEWGFSDMVVDNITGKKAGIIEITVNQYLDILLRSPEAFSVVKDWVIS; the protein is encoded by the coding sequence ATGAAAACTTTACAAGATTTAAAAGTTGAACGTGCTTCATTAAAGGAAAAACAACAAGCATTGGTTAATAAGGCACGAAATGAAAAAAGGCAAATGACTGATGATGAAAATACTCAATTTGATGCTCATCAAACTGAAATAGTTCGACTAAATGCTGAAGTTGAACGTGCTCAAATAATTGAGGATAATGAAAAAGCGACGTCATTATCAGATGGAGTGCGTATTGATGGCACAGGATTAGGTAAATCTGAAAGACGTGAAAAGCAGCAAATGTTAGAACGTTTTTCTTTACATAAAGCGTTACGTTCTCAATTGCCTGGAGGTGTTTTGGATGGAGTCGAAGCAGAGTATCACCAAGAAGCTTTAAGGGAAGCTAAAAATTTTGGAGGAACAATTGAGGGAGTTGCTATTCCTAACAGTATGCGTGCTGCAGGACAGACTGTTGGAGAGGATTCTGGTGATTTTGGGGGTAAGTTAGTTTATGAGGAATTTAAAGGTGTCATAGATGCTCTTACTCCGAAACCAATTATTGAGTCTTTAGGGGCTAGATATGTTAGAGGATTAAAGGGGCCTGCGTCTTTTGTTAAAAATAAAGGGGGAATTATTGCGACTTGGGAAGGTGAAATTTCTGAGGTAAATTCTTCTAAGAACCAATATAAAAGGGTTGCTATGGATGCTAAAAGAGTTTCTGCGACTGTTCCAATTTCTGTTCAAAACTTGCATCAGTCAGTAATAGATTTAGAGATGTTTACAGCTGAAGAGATAGGAAGAGCAGTTGAAAGAGCAATAGATTTGGCAGCTATTAATGGTCCAGGAACTGGAAATGTCCCTTTAGGTATTTTAAATTCTCCTGATGTGAATATTCTTTCAGCAGGGGTTAATGGTTCTTCGCCTTCTTGGAGTCACTTAGTTGATATGGAGACTAAGGTGGGTGATGCAAATTATTATGATAATGATTTAAAGTACCTGTTTAACACTAAAACGAAAGGTTCTTTAAAACAGTCTTTACATACTACAGGTGATGCTAAATATTTAATAACAAATAATGAGTGTAATGGTTATGGGTATGGTGTTAGTAATTTTTTACCATCTGATCTAACCAAAGGTACTGGAACAAATTTATCTGCTGCTATTTTAGGAAGTTTTAAGGAGTTGTTAATTGGAGAATGGGGGTTCTCTGATATGGTCGTGGATAATATTACAGGAAAAAAGGCAGGAATCATTGAGATTACTGTAAATCAATATTTAGATATTTTATTAAGGAGTCCTGAAGCTTTTTCAGTTGTTAAAGATTGGGTTATTTCATAG
- a CDS encoding head-tail connector protein, producing the protein MAFYTELNDLQVTDLVTLKEVKDHLKIELDYIEDDALIMSYMEAAFSYIISYLGRDVLDQTYTVKGKSFEDVFAFKRQTIKSVDNVEYVNEGNEQQTLSTDLYYLESIDKFESKILFLLSDLPKVKVNKSDAVTLTVTCGFKKIPKAIKQSLFLLVGEYYEFRSDRSKVKNTAVMHMLAPHRYYSNE; encoded by the coding sequence GTGGCATTTTATACAGAGTTGAATGATTTACAGGTAACGGATTTGGTGACTTTAAAAGAAGTTAAAGATCATTTGAAGATTGAACTAGATTATATTGAAGATGATGCTTTAATAATGAGTTATATGGAGGCAGCGTTCTCTTATATAATAAGTTATCTAGGTCGTGATGTACTAGATCAAACATATACAGTAAAAGGAAAGTCATTCGAGGATGTTTTTGCTTTTAAGAGACAAACTATTAAATCTGTTGATAATGTTGAATATGTTAATGAGGGCAATGAACAACAAACACTTTCTACAGATTTATATTACTTAGAGTCAATTGATAAGTTTGAGAGTAAAATTTTGTTTTTGTTATCGGATTTACCAAAAGTTAAAGTGAATAAGTCAGATGCAGTTACATTAACGGTAACATGCGGATTTAAAAAAATCCCAAAGGCTATAAAGCAATCATTATTCTTACTGGTCGGAGAGTATTACGAGTTTAGAAGTGACAGGTCAAAAGTTAAAAATACTGCGGTAATGCATATGTTAGCGCCGCATAGATATTATTCCAATGAATAG
- a CDS encoding phage head closure protein, whose product MNRNEAYIGELTERVTIQSYVESKSQSTGATTSTWQVLKNCWAKVEDVSGTEEIEGRIVYVNKKSFVLRYDARLVGPGATKEKQVLFDDEKYNIVSVSKIGVKRYLRIKAFKID is encoded by the coding sequence ATGAATAGGAATGAAGCATACATAGGAGAGCTAACTGAAAGGGTTACGATTCAGAGTTATGTTGAAAGTAAATCACAGTCAACAGGTGCTACAACTAGTACATGGCAAGTTTTAAAAAATTGTTGGGCTAAGGTAGAGGATGTTTCAGGTACTGAAGAGATTGAAGGAAGAATTGTTTATGTAAACAAAAAGTCATTTGTATTACGATATGATGCTCGTTTAGTTGGTCCTGGAGCAACAAAAGAGAAGCAGGTTTTGTTTGATGATGAGAAGTATAATATTGTTTCAGTTTCTAAAATTGGAGTAAAGAGGTATTTAAGGATAAAAGCGTTTAAAATTGACTAA
- a CDS encoding phage tail tube protein — protein sequence MAFYEGSKMRIKIGTNEVYHETDATLNWQREFKEIASKDTTGVENTPGKSSWSLSSNAYARNAPGTENDLKAISDAGQSGVLVDVEFTDGVAGNVVFSGKAYIESFSVKSTNDETVTFDYSLKGNGVLMTGIAV from the coding sequence ATGGCTTTTTACGAGGGATCAAAAATGCGTATCAAGATTGGTACGAATGAAGTTTATCATGAAACAGATGCGACTTTAAATTGGCAAAGAGAGTTTAAGGAGATTGCGTCAAAAGATACAACCGGAGTAGAAAATACTCCAGGAAAAAGTTCTTGGAGTTTGAGTTCGAATGCGTACGCAAGAAATGCTCCAGGAACAGAGAATGATTTGAAAGCTATTTCAGATGCAGGTCAATCAGGTGTGCTAGTGGATGTTGAGTTTACTGATGGTGTTGCTGGTAATGTTGTGTTTTCTGGTAAGGCTTACATTGAAAGTTTTTCGGTTAAATCAACAAATGATGAAACTGTAACTTTTGATTATTCTTTAAAGGGTAATGGTGTTTTAATGACAGGAATAGCGGTATGA
- a CDS encoding phage tail length tape measure family protein — MASLANVNIKFTADLKGFSSQMQNVNRQMQKVGKNLQKIGAQLSVGVTAPFIAFSALSLKNWDKQVKAIAQVETGLRTTGNAVGFTSNELQKMASSLQSNTLFGDEEILQNVTAQLLTFTNIAGQQFDRTQQAALDLATRLDGDLKSASIQLGKALNDPVANLSALSRSGIQFSEEQKSTINTLVETNRLAEAQTIILNELEKQYGGSAAAAAKAGTGPLTQLKNSIGDLSEEFGAIIAEAIIPFVETIKGLVSGFQNLSPETKKFIVILGGVAAAVGPLLALAGTILPAISTGFTLLTGPIGLVVAGLTAIGVIVYKNWSPIREVLVDIANYFIDLYNESSLFRAGVESVVLVFRNMWSVAKFAFSSISSLVKGFIASFVSRFKLIGRIFKAVFTGSFKEIPKIVSKYKDETRKGVSGVGESLKEDWSKLMSDVGNNTKKAFENVGNRSKIKLLKSNIDTTEIIEKVNEISPLNIPVKLGVNGSKNKVRGVLDDKRNGEGKIAQIPDLGIVEGVKQEREELETELRSVNDSFIDFSTEISDTISVASASVLENFGVMIAGLFDGSVSMGDVAGLLLKTVGDIAVQLGKAAIKIGVGMLAIKAAFTNPFTAIAAGVALVAIGSLIGSIATNFSGGDGGSSPRPFANGGIVYGPTNALIGEYAGASNNPEVVAPLNKLKDLITPAGQALDIVLGGRITADAGKLQFVLDKYNSRKSRTK; from the coding sequence ATGGCTAGTTTAGCTAATGTAAATATAAAGTTTACCGCTGATTTAAAAGGGTTTTCGTCTCAAATGCAAAATGTCAATAGACAGATGCAAAAGGTGGGAAAGAATTTGCAAAAAATTGGTGCTCAATTATCTGTTGGGGTAACAGCTCCTTTTATTGCTTTTTCCGCACTTTCATTAAAAAATTGGGATAAACAAGTTAAAGCGATAGCTCAGGTAGAAACTGGATTAAGAACAACAGGAAATGCTGTTGGTTTTACTTCAAATGAGTTGCAAAAAATGGCTTCTAGTTTACAAAGCAACACTCTTTTTGGAGATGAAGAAATTTTGCAAAATGTTACAGCTCAATTATTAACTTTTACAAATATTGCAGGTCAGCAATTCGATAGAACTCAACAAGCCGCATTAGATTTAGCAACTAGGTTAGATGGTGATTTAAAGTCAGCTTCTATTCAATTGGGTAAGGCGTTGAATGATCCTGTTGCTAATTTGTCAGCTTTAAGTCGTTCCGGGATACAGTTTTCGGAAGAACAGAAATCTACAATAAATACACTTGTAGAAACAAATAGATTAGCTGAAGCTCAAACTATTATTCTTAATGAATTAGAAAAACAATATGGAGGGAGTGCTGCTGCTGCTGCAAAAGCAGGAACAGGTCCTTTAACTCAGTTAAAAAACAGTATTGGAGATTTATCCGAGGAGTTTGGTGCAATTATAGCGGAAGCTATTATTCCTTTTGTGGAGACCATAAAGGGCTTGGTTTCTGGGTTTCAAAATTTATCTCCTGAAACAAAGAAGTTTATAGTTATTTTAGGAGGTGTAGCTGCCGCTGTGGGTCCATTATTAGCTCTTGCGGGAACTATTTTACCTGCTATTTCAACTGGTTTTACTTTATTGACTGGTCCAATAGGATTGGTAGTCGCTGGTTTAACTGCAATTGGAGTAATAGTTTATAAAAATTGGTCACCTATTAGGGAAGTGTTAGTTGATATTGCTAACTATTTCATTGACTTGTATAATGAAAGTTCTTTATTCAGAGCTGGGGTTGAAAGCGTTGTTCTAGTCTTCAGGAATATGTGGTCAGTAGCGAAATTTGCTTTCTCGTCAATCTCAAGTTTAGTAAAGGGTTTTATTGCTTCTTTCGTTAGTAGGTTTAAACTTATTGGAAGAATATTCAAGGCTGTATTCACTGGATCATTCAAGGAAATTCCAAAAATAGTATCAAAATACAAAGATGAAACTCGGAAGGGAGTTTCTGGTGTTGGAGAGTCGTTAAAAGAAGATTGGTCGAAGTTAATGAGTGATGTTGGGAATAATACAAAAAAGGCCTTTGAAAATGTTGGTAATCGATCAAAAATTAAACTATTAAAGTCTAACATTGATACGACTGAGATAATTGAAAAAGTAAATGAGATTAGTCCATTAAATATACCGGTTAAATTAGGTGTAAATGGTTCTAAAAATAAAGTTCGTGGAGTTTTAGATGATAAGCGAAATGGTGAAGGGAAGATTGCTCAGATTCCTGATTTAGGTATAGTTGAGGGTGTAAAACAAGAAAGAGAAGAGTTGGAAACTGAATTAAGGTCGGTTAATGACAGTTTTATTGATTTTTCAACTGAGATTTCTGATACAATTTCTGTTGCTTCAGCTTCTGTTTTAGAGAATTTCGGAGTTATGATTGCGGGATTGTTTGATGGTTCTGTAAGTATGGGAGATGTTGCTGGTTTGTTGCTTAAAACTGTTGGAGATATAGCCGTTCAATTAGGGAAAGCCGCAATAAAAATTGGTGTTGGAATGCTAGCGATAAAAGCGGCCTTTACAAATCCTTTTACAGCTATTGCTGCGGGTGTAGCTTTGGTTGCAATTGGAAGTTTGATTGGTAGTATTGCGACTAACTTTTCTGGTGGAGATGGTGGTTCATCACCAAGGCCTTTTGCAAATGGGGGTATAGTTTACGGTCCGACAAATGCTTTGATAGGAGAGTATGCTGGAGCAAGTAATAATCCAGAGGTTGTTGCTCCATTGAATAAGTTAAAGGATTTGATAACTCCAGCTGGACAGGCATTAGATATTGTTTTGGGAGGAAGGATAACAGCTGATGCAGGAAAGTTGCAGTTTGTTCTAGATAAGTATAATTCAAGAAAATCTAGAACGAAGTAA